GACCTTTGCTGGCAGGCCGTCCACGGGATCTACGCTCTCGCGTCCGGTGGATGGTTCGGTTCCGGTCTGGGTGCCAGTGTGGAAAAATGGGGGCAACTGCCCGAAGCGCACACGGACTTCATCTTTGCCATCACCGGTGAGGAACTGGGTCTCGCGGGGACGCTGTCGGTGCTCGCCCTGTTCGCGGCTCTAGGCTATGCGGGTATCCGCGTGGCCGGACGCACGGAGGACCCCTTCGTACGGTATGCCGCGGGAGGCGTGACCACATGGATCACGGCGCAGGCCGTGATCAACATCGGTGCGGTGCTCGGTCTGCTGCCGATCGCCGGGGTCCCGCTCCCGCTGTTCTCCTACGGAGGGTCAGCCCTGCTGCCGACCATGTTCGCGATCGGACTGCTCATCGCCTTCGCGCGGGAGGAGCCGGCCGCGCGCGCGGCGCTCGCGATGCGGCAGCCGAAGAACGGCCGGCCGTGGAGCGGGCTGAGATGGAAGTCGATGAGACGGCGCGTCACAAGGCGTCCGTCCGGAGAGCGGTGAATTTCGGTGCATGTCGTACTCGCCGGTGGGGGGACCGCCGGCCACATCGAGCCGGCGCTCGCCCTCGCGGACGCCCTGCGCAGGCAGGACCCATCCGTGGGCATCACCGCCCTCGGCACGGAACGCGGACTCGAAACCCGCCTCGTGCCCGAGCGCGGCTACGAGCTGGGGCTGATCCCCGCCGTACCGCTGCCCCGCAAGCCCACCCCCGAGCTGATCACCGTCCCCGGACGGCTGCGCGGCACGATCAAGGCGGCCGAGGAGATCCTGGAGCGCACCAAGGCCGACTGCGTCGTCGGCTTCGGCGGCTACGTGGCCCTGCCCGGCTACCTCGCGGCCAAGCGCCTCGGGGTGCCGATCATCGTCCACGAGGCCAACGCCCGGCCGGGACTGGCCAACAAGATCGGCTCCCGCTACGCGCACGCCGTCGCGGTGTCCACCCCGGACAGCAAGCTGCGCGGCGCCCGCTACGTGGGCATCCCGCTGCGCCGCTCGATCTCGACCCTGGACCGGGCCGCCGTGCGCCCCGAGGCGCGCGCCGCGTTCGGGCTGGACCCCAACCTGCCGACCCTGCTGGTCTCCGGCGGCTCGCAGGGCGCCCGCCGCCTCAACGAGACCATCCAGGCGGTCGCTCCGACCCTCCAGCGCTCGGGGATCCAGATCCTGCACGCGGTCGGCCCGAAGAACGAACTGCCGCGTGTCGACAACATGCCCGGGATGCCGCCCTATGTCCCGGTACCGTACGTGGACCGGATGGACCTCGCGTACGCCGCCGCCGACATGATGCTGTGCCGCGCGGGCGCGATGACCGTCGCCGAACTCTCCGCCGTCGGGCTCCCGGCCGCCTACGTACCGCTGCCGATCGGCAACGGTGAGCAGCGGCTCAACGCCCAGCCGGTGGTGAAGGCCGGCGGTGGCCTGCTCGTCGACGACGCGGAACTGTCCCCCGAGTGGGTGCTCGGACAGGTCCTTCCGGTGCTGTCCGATCCGCACCGCCTCTACGAGATGTCCCGCGCCGCCGCCGAGTTCGGTCGCCGGGACGCCGACGACCTGCTCGTCGGCCTGGTCTACGAGGCGATCGCCGCACGCAGTAACCGCTAACCAGGAGGCACCGCAGTGGCCGGAGCGACGACCGCGCAGCGAGGCAATCCGGGCTCCGGCCGGCCCCGCCCCAAGGGCGGGGGCTCCGGCGCTCCCAAGCCGCCCGGCGGGCCGAAGCAGTCGAAGCGCACCGGCCCGCGGGGCCCCGGCATCAGATCGCGCCGGGTCCTCGCCCTGGCCGCGCTCGTCGCCGCGGTGCTCCTGGCCGCCGGCGGCACCTGGGTGCTCTACGGATCCTCCTGGCTCCGCGTCGAGAAGGTCACCGCCACCGGCACCGAGGTGCTCAGCGAGCAGCAGGTGCTGGCGGCGGCGGCCGTGCCCGTCGGCGCACCCCTGGTGAGCATCGACAGCGACGAGATCGAGGGCCGGCTCCGCCGCCGGCTGCCCCGTATCGATTCGGTCGACGTGGTGCGCGCCTGGCCGCACGGAATCGGTCTGAAAGTGGCGGAACGCAAACCGGTCCTGCTCATCAGGAAGGACGCGAAGTTCGTCGAAGTGGACGCTTCGGGTGTGCGATTCGACACGGTCGCGAAAGCACCCGCCGGTGTCCCCGTCCTCGAACTGGCCGCGGAACGCTCGCCGAGCGGCCGCCGCTTCGACGCGGAACGGCTGCTGCGCGAGGCGGTGGGCATCGCGGGAGGCCTCCCCGAAGCCGTCGCCAAGGAGGCCGTGCAGGTCAAGGTGGAGTCCTACGACTCGGTCGTGCTCCAGCTGACACGGGGCCGGACGGTCGTGTGGGGGAGCGGCGAACTGGGCGAGGCGAAGGGGCGGGCGCTGACCGCTCTGCTCAAAGCCGCGCCGGGCGCGGGGCACTTCGACGTGAGCGTCCCCACCGCCCCTGCCGTGTCCGGGAGTTGACGTCCGGTCGAACGGCGACGCACCCTGGTTGGCCAGCGATACGGGTGATCACATAGGGTGAAAAGAAAAACGGGAGGTTCGGCGTGTTCGTTGAACACGCGCTACTTGTCGACTTAGTGTCCTGTTCGGAAGAGTCCAAGGAACAGACACACGCTTAACCCTAAACTTCAGGGTTAGGGTTCGGGTCGGCGCGGTCGGACCGTCCCACATTTCGGCATCAGTCGTCGCACCGCAGGCCCGCGAGGCGGCGACACGTAATCGAGGCGAGAGGCCTTCGACGTGGCAGCACCGCAGAACTACCTCGCAGTCATCAAGGTCATCGGTGTCGGCGGCGGTGGTGTCAATGCCATCAACCGAATGATCGAGGTCGGTCTCAAGGGTGTCGAGTTCATCGCCATCAACACGGACGCCCAGGCGCTGTTGATGAGCGACGCCGACGTCAAGCTCGACGTCGGCCGCGAACTCACCCGGGGCCTCGGCGCCGGCGCCAACCCGGCCGTCGGCCGCAAGGCGGCAGAGGACCACCGCGAGGAGATCGAGGAGGTCCTCAAGGGGGCCGACATGGTCTTCGTCACCGCCGGTGAGGGCGGCGGCACCGGCACGGGCGGCGCACCCGTCGTCGCCAACATCGCCCGTTCGCTGGGCGCCCTGACGATCGGTGTGGTCACGCGGCCGTTCACCTTCGAAGGCCGGCGCCGCGCGAACCAGGCGGAGGACGGCATCGCCGAACTCCGCGAAGAGGTCGACACCCTCATCGTCATCCCCAACGACCGCCTGCTGTCGATCTCGGACCGCCAGGTCAGCGTCCTCGACGCGTTCAAGTCGGCCGACCAGGTCCTGCTCTCGGGCGTCCAGGGCATCACCGACCTGATCACCACCCCCGGCCTGATCAACCTCGACTTCGCGGACGTCAAGTCCGTGATGTCCGAGGCGGGCTCGGCCCTGATGGGCATCGGCTCGGCCCGCGGCGACGACCGCGCGGTGGCGGCGGCGGAGATGGCGATCTCCTCGCCGCTCCTGGAGGCCTCCATCGACGGGGCCCGGGGCGTCCTGCTCTCCATCTCCGGCGGCTCGGACCTCGGTCTCTTCGAGATCAACGAGGCCGCGCAGCTGGTCAGCGAAGCGGCGCACCCCGAAGCCAACATCATCTTCGGTGCCGTCATCGACGACGCGCTCGGCGACGAGGTGCGGGTCACCGTCATCGCGGCCGGGTTCGACGGCGGACAGCCCCCGGCCCGCCGGGACAACGTCATCGGCGCCGCGTCCACCAAGCGCGAGGAGTCGGCCCCGGCTCCGGTCCGCGCCGCCCCCGAACCGGTCCGCCCGGCTTTCGGCGGACTCGGCACGGTCACCCCCCGTGAGGACCCCCCGGCCCCGGTCGAGGTCCCCGCGGAGGCGGCCGCCCCGGCACCGCAGGTCCCCACGGCCCGTCCCTACGCGGACAGCCCGGCCGAGGAACTGGACGTACCGGACTTCTTGAAGTGACGCTGGCACACCACAGCGAGAACGGCGCGCACTTCGCCTTCACCGACAGGTGGGGCGGGGTGAGCGCCGTTCCGTACGAGGAGCTCAATCTCGGCGGCGCGGTCGGAGACGACCCGGCCGCCGTTCGCACGAACCGGACGCGCGCCGCCGAATCCCTGGGCGTCGCGCCCGGGCTGGTGGTCTGGATGAACCAGGTGCACGGCCGGGACGTGGCGGTGGTCGACGGACCGTGGGACCCGGACCGGGAGGTCCCGGCGGTGGACGCGCTGGTGACCGGCCGCCGGGGACTGGCCCTCGCGGTGCTCACCGCCGACTGCGTACCGGTCCTGCTGGCCGACCCGGTCGCCAAGATCGCGGGCGCGGCCCACGCCGGGCGGCCCGGGCTGGTCGCCGGCGTGGTGCCGGCCGTCGTCGAGGCGATGACCGCCCTGGGCGCCGATCCCGCGCGCGTGATCGCCCGTACCGGACCGGCCGTCTGCGGGCGCTGCTACGAAGTGCCCGCCGAGATGCGGGCGGCGGTCGCGGAGGTGGTTCCGGCCGCCTGGGCCGAGACCAGTTGGGGAACGCCCTCCGTGGACGTGGTCGCCGGGGTGCACGCGCAGTTGGCCGAGGCGGGGGTGGCCGAAAGCCGGCGGTCCCCGGTCTGCACACTGGAGTCGCGGGACCACTTCTCGTACCGCCGTGACCGGGTGACCGGCCGGCTGGCCGGATATGTCTGGTTGGACTGAAATATGATGGACCGTAAGTCGGAACTCGCGCAGAACTTGGCGCGGGTGGAGGGGCGGATCTCGTCCGCCTGCGCCGCGGCCGGCCGTGCGCGGGATGAGGTGACGCTGATCGTGGTCACCAAGACGTATCCGGCGAGCGACGTACGACTGCTGGCGGACCTGGGTGTCCGTCATGTGGCCGAAAATCGCGACCAGGACGCCGCCCCCAAGGCTGCGGCCTGCGCGGATCTGCCGCTGGACTGGCACTTCGTCGGCCAGTTGCAGACGAACAAAGTCCGTTCCGTGGCGGGTTACGCGCACGTGGTGCAGTCGGTCGACCGGCCCAAGCTCGTCACGGCGCTGTCCGCGGCGGCGCAGCACACGGGGCGCGAACTCGGCTGCCTCGTACAGATCGCCCTCGACGCCGAGTCGGGCGAACGGGGGGCGCGGGGAGGGGCGGCGCCCGACCTGCTCCCGGAACTGGCGGACCTCGTGGCCGCGGCACCGGGACTGCGGCTCGACG
This Streptomyces sp. NBC_00539 DNA region includes the following protein-coding sequences:
- a CDS encoding cell division protein FtsQ/DivIB, encoding MAGATTAQRGNPGSGRPRPKGGGSGAPKPPGGPKQSKRTGPRGPGIRSRRVLALAALVAAVLLAAGGTWVLYGSSWLRVEKVTATGTEVLSEQQVLAAAAVPVGAPLVSIDSDEIEGRLRRRLPRIDSVDVVRAWPHGIGLKVAERKPVLLIRKDAKFVEVDASGVRFDTVAKAPAGVPVLELAAERSPSGRRFDAERLLREAVGIAGGLPEAVAKEAVQVKVESYDSVVLQLTRGRTVVWGSGELGEAKGRALTALLKAAPGAGHFDVSVPTAPAVSGS
- the pgeF gene encoding peptidoglycan editing factor PgeF; protein product: MTLAHHSENGAHFAFTDRWGGVSAVPYEELNLGGAVGDDPAAVRTNRTRAAESLGVAPGLVVWMNQVHGRDVAVVDGPWDPDREVPAVDALVTGRRGLALAVLTADCVPVLLADPVAKIAGAAHAGRPGLVAGVVPAVVEAMTALGADPARVIARTGPAVCGRCYEVPAEMRAAVAEVVPAAWAETSWGTPSVDVVAGVHAQLAEAGVAESRRSPVCTLESRDHFSYRRDRVTGRLAGYVWLD
- the murG gene encoding undecaprenyldiphospho-muramoylpentapeptide beta-N-acetylglucosaminyltransferase → MHVVLAGGGTAGHIEPALALADALRRQDPSVGITALGTERGLETRLVPERGYELGLIPAVPLPRKPTPELITVPGRLRGTIKAAEEILERTKADCVVGFGGYVALPGYLAAKRLGVPIIVHEANARPGLANKIGSRYAHAVAVSTPDSKLRGARYVGIPLRRSISTLDRAAVRPEARAAFGLDPNLPTLLVSGGSQGARRLNETIQAVAPTLQRSGIQILHAVGPKNELPRVDNMPGMPPYVPVPYVDRMDLAYAAADMMLCRAGAMTVAELSAVGLPAAYVPLPIGNGEQRLNAQPVVKAGGGLLVDDAELSPEWVLGQVLPVLSDPHRLYEMSRAAAEFGRRDADDLLVGLVYEAIAARSNR
- a CDS encoding YggS family pyridoxal phosphate-dependent enzyme — translated: MMDRKSELAQNLARVEGRISSACAAAGRARDEVTLIVVTKTYPASDVRLLADLGVRHVAENRDQDAAPKAAACADLPLDWHFVGQLQTNKVRSVAGYAHVVQSVDRPKLVTALSAAAQHTGRELGCLVQIALDAESGERGARGGAAPDLLPELADLVAAAPGLRLDGLMTVAPLAGSYAGREQAAFERLMELSSGLRADHPAATMVSAGMSADLEQAVAAGATHVRVGTAVLGARPRLG
- the ftsZ gene encoding cell division protein FtsZ, coding for MAAPQNYLAVIKVIGVGGGGVNAINRMIEVGLKGVEFIAINTDAQALLMSDADVKLDVGRELTRGLGAGANPAVGRKAAEDHREEIEEVLKGADMVFVTAGEGGGTGTGGAPVVANIARSLGALTIGVVTRPFTFEGRRRANQAEDGIAELREEVDTLIVIPNDRLLSISDRQVSVLDAFKSADQVLLSGVQGITDLITTPGLINLDFADVKSVMSEAGSALMGIGSARGDDRAVAAAEMAISSPLLEASIDGARGVLLSISGGSDLGLFEINEAAQLVSEAAHPEANIIFGAVIDDALGDEVRVTVIAAGFDGGQPPARRDNVIGAASTKREESAPAPVRAAPEPVRPAFGGLGTVTPREDPPAPVEVPAEAAAPAPQVPTARPYADSPAEELDVPDFLK